From the genome of Polypterus senegalus isolate Bchr_013 chromosome 8, ASM1683550v1, whole genome shotgun sequence:
cactgtggttcgctggagtcccaaagctttagaaatggctttataacctttaccagactgatagatctcaattacttctgttcttatttgttcctgaatttctttggatcttggcatgatgtctagcttttgaggtgcttttggtctacatctctgtgtcaggcagctcctatttaagtgatttcttgattgaaacaggtgtggtagtaatcaggcctgggggtggttaCGGAAATTGAAcccaggtgtgatacaccacagttaggttattttttaacaaggggcaattacttttcacacagggccatgtaggtttggattttttctccctaaataataaaaaccattatttaaaactgcattttgtgtttacttgtgttacatttgactaatggttaaatgtgtttgatgatcagaaacattttgtgtgacaaacatgcaaacatGCAGACTGGGAACAGAATCTCCCTAGAGATGTGAAACCACTGAGGCACCTCACCAACTAAAAAAgtttattgttaattaaattgAAAGTTTCCTCCAGTGGCAACACCTTCCATCCCATACTTGGCTATTGCATGCTAGAGAATTCTGCTGCTCCCCTGTGTTTCACACATTGCTTGGCAGTGTTCAGTTTTCACCTGCTTGGCAGAGACAAGGTGACCCTCAGATGAAAGGAAAGGGAATGGTGCCAGAGCTTGTGCTTGAGTGTTCCAAGATCGTCAACAGATGTAGGTCGCATGCATGCGTTTGTGAAATCGTCAGCGCTACCACCTGCCAGCATCACCCCACAGGTGCAGTAGTTTGGCATTGCTTTCCAGTGGAGAAAAAGTAGAAACAGTGTTACCATTTGaaagagagaaataaagaaagatttgTTAGTTTGGTTTTAGGCCCACCAGTGTTCCCACTTGGTAAAGCATGTCTCAAGGGCATGTAAAACACTCATctttagatttgtttttgttttatagagCATTTTTCATAGTAAAGGCCCTTTGTGCAGGATCAGTTTCTATGCTATAGCTGATAGCCTTTTCTTATGACCTGGAACTGGATTAAGTAGCTTTGCTAATTGATGAGTGGCTGGGTGAATGGATTTGGAAAAGGAATGAGAGGTTTTCAAAGAGAAAATTACTGCAAAACACTTTAAAGAGAAATATATTTAGGTTAGTAGAAGCACAAACTGATTTTATTACATTCAAAAAAGGAATCCTTAATTAACAATATAATACCATCAATTTACCAGGCTTTAGTTTCTGTACCACATTTCATTGTGAGTAGGAGCACATTGTGTTTTATAGAGTAGTTAATATTATTCCATGGTAGAAACAGACAATGTATAATAACTCAGAGTCAAGCAATACGCCTTTGTCTgccatgtaaaaagaaaatattggtTACTTTTACGCCAGGATGACATCTTTCATTAGGTTAATTGCAACAGTGCCACTACAGTGAGTCCACAAAACATCACATCAGGTTAGCCCTTGACATTAAGAGGAAGTCGTTAACAATTAAAGTATCTATTATAAGCACATGTCAACAGTCTGCATgttagaaaatatacagtattacacgctttaacataatataaaacataggaaaatgttgtgttttttataaACTTTCAGCACAGTTAACAAAATGTTAAACTGTTAATATCTGGTTTATAATGATCGCTAAACTTAAGTGTGACTGGGGCAGCATGTGAACTGGCAGCACAGGGCTATGACAGTAATGAAAGTCTATGAAATTTGGATGTGGATGAAGATggctcagcttctgcttttcaGTGCTTTAGATGAGCATTTATTCTTCTCTGCTATATAGAgtttaaaactacattttaagCAGTGTAACGTTGAAAATATGTATACCGTATAAGCTTAACAGTTTAGACAGTTGTTCATCTTATAGTGTGTTTTACTGAATTCTTATGTGTAAAACTAAAGTACTTCATGACAACATTAAATATTAAAGGAGCTCTATAAAAGAAGTTTGAGGAAGACTGATTAGTTTCGAAAGCCCAGGAAATGTGGGACACCAAGTGTTTACTTTTTGCTTAGACTATGAAAATCATTGTCAGCAGATGTATTCTCTTGTTTCAGGCCACCTCTGCTAATTctaaatatgtaattttctttatttcagtaattacagTGCCCTGGTTGGAGTCTGGATCTATGGCTTTTTTGTCATGGTTCTACTTGCCCTGGACTTCCTGTACTACTCTGCCATGAACTATGAactttgcagattttatttgGCCAAGTGGGGATTTCGTGGTCAATGGCTTCAGCAAGGACAGAGCCAATGGAACAGTCCCCTGGAAGGTGGGGGTCCACAACCACCCCAGCCTCCTCCTATCCCACAGGCCATGCACAATTTGAAGACGGAGACACAGGCCTCAGCCTTGATGTCTTTCCAGAGCTCCACAGCTTGGTAAGCAGAAATTTTAAACctctttttttagtgtttttatttaaagtatcAGAGTAGGAAAAGTGAAGTGGCAATGATCCATATTGACTTCTCCATCTGATACACATTAGGTGATCTATGATtccaaataataacaaaatagcGAGTCATTGGGCAGGAATTTTCTAATGATCAGCTATTGCTCCAAGGAAATTTAAACTATAgactttcttaaatattttgttttaatttaaaaaccagatATTTACAGTAagcatttattgttttgtttttaaaaagttacttgaAAAAAGCCCTCTCAGTGAACCCAGACACCACAAATTCCAGTAATAAACTATTTGGTCCTCTTCCATGATGCAACCAGTATCATAGCACGCGATGCCTTACCAGTAGACCTGCAAGCAGTCTTTACTGGTGGACCATTGAATTGTTAACAGTCATCTATTTGACATTTTACCAAAACTACATTAGATACCGATTAGTTTGCTCTACCCATGCGATGTTCCTGCCTCTCAGGAGCTAAGATCCTTGTACAGCTTGAGTTTGACATGTTCTCTCTCACACATGCTGTATGTGTTCTGTATAAATGCTATTTTTGATTTTAGTTAGTTTTGTTGCAGAtacatattcatttatatttcttgttttttattaccTTTGCTTTGTTTAATAATCTGTGTCTGTTTTGTCATTCTACCATGTACTCCTTTGCTGCTTCTTGCTACACAGGTGTTGAAGGGGTAGTGCTACTTCCTCGCAGTAAGAGGATCttgggttcatgtcctgggtcctctctgtctggtagcgctttgagtagtgagaaaaggtcactataaatgaaatgtagtattattattattagaaatacCAACAAGTACTTTTAGTTGGACTGTGAAGTTCAGTGACAATAAATGGCAGTAAactgaattaatttgaatttgaatGTTAACATGATTATCACTTAGCAATTCAATATTGCAGGATTTACTTTGAGTGCTGAATAGCACTGGTGTTTGTCTAACTGTCAAGAGAGACCCTGTAATGGTAGTAGCACATGTGCTGGTGGGAGCACTCTCTGTAATAGTGTTGTCCTATTACTGTGACATCAGGAGTGCAACAGGGACTCCCATACCTTTACCACAAGCTTCAAGATTTCCTGTCTTATTATTGGTGTAGTGTATTGATTTACTAATTACATTCTGCTCTTAGGACTAAACGTCAATATTCTAATCAGTTTTAAACGTGACATTCTTATGATGTTgcaacattgaaatatttatttctattatatGGTGGATtagaaagaattaataaaaatgaatgagtttTCTTCAAATAAGATCAATCAAGACTTAAACATGCATTCTCAATAGACTTTCAAACAATGTAACCTAAagcatgtttttcttcttttctgcatCTTTCCTTCTGCTTTGCACAGGTTGTGGTTGTATAAAAACAGCAATTTATGTGAAATAGTATGGCTTTTTTGACCAGAACTGCTCAAACATGTTGTGATTAAGAAGTTAGCAACTAAGAAACTCAATTGAAACttcatcaaaaattttaaaaatactgttgtATACAGTAAAACAAGATGATTTAAACAACATCATTCTTTTTATATACCATTTTAGTAACATTGTGacgtacagtatatgaaattttGCAGCTGAGTTTGTTTTAGCTGTCATCTGAAATTGACAGAAGGAAGACATTTAGCAACATTTGCTTAATCACAGAGCAGATCAAAAAAAGGATATACACTAAAACTCTGAactatatagtaaaaataaaacatttcctaatgCAGGCTACATATTAATGCTAATTTATGCAATGCATTTGCGGCTTCATTTGCTTTAAAGGTTTTGGAAGAAAAAAGAACTGTAATACCAAATGTCTACACTTATGTCCAGTGCCTCGAGAGAGATTAACAAACagatatttgcttatttatttattattttaatttttttttttttattttatatgtaatgcCTTGTGCTTTTACAGGTTGCTTGTGTAATTAGATCTGTGTTGCATGTGTAGAGACCGAAATGTATTTTGTCACTTTGGCATGTCTCCCATTGTTTATCAGTGTCATCAAATGAAATATTGGATCATGTACAAACCTCTTTAGGATTTAACCAGTGTCCTATAAAATCCCAAAGATAAACTTTGATTGTGGAGCTGCCCAAGAAGCCAGCAACTTAGCAATGCAAATATGTCCTACCAACAAAAAGtcttcattatttaataaaaagcctTTATCAGCatataaaactaaaatgcagTTAACAGTTCTCTGTATTTCTTCTTCACACCATGAAAGACAAACCTTAAACTAGgttgcaatttaaaatatatctGAAGTGATATATTGTATTGAATATCTGTACATACCaagattttaattttacagttcAAGAAATGTTCTTGTTAATTGTGTAAGTCTAtcataattatgcattttttacatACAACATATTGAATATGAATGTGGTATATACTGGGATTCTTACCATAATCCATACCCTTCTATACTATTGCTGATATGTTCAATATAATTAATTTCCTAGCTGAAGTTCCTAACTCTTCTCAGCTATGTTTGTAGGATGGTTTAAGGaaataatgcaaatatttatgtgttttgaccctgttattgctagctgtcccACACATCATCCACTCTGTGTCTCTTTCAATTTCTCTGCTCTTGTGAGTCAAGAATGTGTAGTTTTTGGGCCCAATTGGATTACAGAATTGCAGTAACTCCTTGCTGTAACCATCAACGCTGTCATGTCTTACTCATCCTCTTAGTTGGGTGCTTAAATTATGAATAAAAGAGTTAAACAGCAACTCTTTGATTCTTTGCGGTTCAACTCTCAATCAAACCTTACCCAACAATCCCCCCACAGAACCACTCGATACTCCttttaatattacagtatatagaagcAAAACATGGCATTGTCCAGCTAAGTGATGTTAAGCTTTGGTCATTTTATTTGttagtctggcttcagtctgtttaCCTTGCTctaagccagcaggtggcactgcaaTCAGTAGCAAACAGTAGCAAAATTTTCGATTCCAAAGTAGTCTGTCTTGTCTGTCTTAGGATTGAAAAGTGGcggaaagacagacagatgttaaactatatatatatatatatatatatatatatatatatatatatatatatatatatatatatatatatatatatatattcatagcatttgtagtctgaaacaCAATCTGATGCATGAGTGGTTATCTACCAGGTGACTCATGTGGTTgatctgcaagtcggcaaacgtccgccacaccctctcagtcacaagaagcagatcatagaatgttatatAGTTTTCTGAGGTTCGATCTCCGCGAGGGGATGCAGTGgagtgtacacctgatgagcccaaataagggcgaaacacatgtcgcgtactctttgcattattgaagcttataaagagatttgcaagaaagaccaaagaaaatggAATTGTagtaatccagacgagaagtgacaaggctatgaacaaggatagaagtggtgtggggagtgagggaggggtgaatacgattaatgttacgcaagtggaaatatgcagaccgggaaatgttgttgatgtgggactgaaaggatgaAGTACTgtttactgaaaaatatacactctCTGCTTAGTTCAAAAATAGCTAACAAACTTTATTCACTTTACCAGGGTTATCTTCCTCAGATCGCAACAATACATACAATGTATATGTAAACATTTACTTGACGGTAGCACACCTGCAACagctaaaaaaaatcaagaaggtgttgaatttgtgtgttttatgctGTAAACTTCCTGCCTAGCAGCATCTAGGTGTGAGCATTACTCTGACTCACACTGTGGTGTTATGTTGTTCTGAATATCTCATGACTCACATTATTCTCCTCATAATATAGACAAATCCAGTATTTTACAGATAGGTTCTGTTGAGCATAGTGtaaaaaagacactatataggcgcctgactcAACGCAGATGAACATGGGAGGcgcgtataaaataaaaagacttttcttGTTCTTCCCCGtaaaccccacaggcacaacacagtccccagtgtacaaacacacaaagtaagcacaccacactcctctcttctggcaccaccacttctcccaggcaaccttgtcctcctccacctgcCTCTGGACACTGAATGGTGGTCGCgggctccttttattgggtaccccgAAGTGCTCcagacatccggctgcacttctgggtgtggcgaaaccagtgcccaaaaggagccagcagctcctgctgcagtaccccctgccagcgcctgcggaacccaacagggctgcacagaactccaacccccatgaaaccctgggggagtccgaggtaACCCAGAGAGGCTgacatctagcgtccagggggagatactgggtttcccatcCTTGCCCCCCTGGTACATATTttgcaggggtgtcccggccaggcatgggctcCGGCCGTCTGTCACAATAGATTTATATTTGTtgtatactatccatccatccatccatccattatccaacccgtgatatcctaacacagggttacgggagtctgctggagccaatcccagccaacacaaggcgcaaggcaggaacaaaccccggtgcagggtgccagcccaccgcagttgttGTATACTATCAAACACGTAACTATAAAATAATCCAAATATTCTCTATTTCTAATTCCCCATTTCTCCATTCTATATTTCAATTTGTACTTGCCACACTATAACCTAGACTTAACATTATTCCATTAAGAAGTGATTGTGGGGGTACATTTCCGTATGACGTGTAAGCATTTTAGTATGTAATATAAGCATTTCAACCATCAAATTCACTGCATGGGCCATCTAAAAAGTGAGGCATGTAAACATCATTGTTTTTTGCagtaagttaaagtaaaacatacTTCAGTATTTCAACTTTGTCTGGCTATagctatggcaaaaaaaaaatgttgaaacttTAACATACAACTAACAAAAAACATGAAGAGTAATACTTGAGTGAacaatataaagaaattaaaataattaacataaaataataaatccatccattttctaagcctgctttatcctgagcagggttacaGGGAAACTGGAAGCTATCCCAACAAGTATAGCGACACTATACAGGTGGCCATAGACACTCGGAATTCTCATTATTCAAATTATTTACCTGTTTGAATTCCAAAAGAATACAGCtttctgtaaaattgtgtttaacATTGATCATCAACAGACGCCAAAGGTAGTCACtaagaaaagcaggaattgatcgaTGACAGGAATGTTTTAATCATGGCcaattgtatgtagcatattcaggagtagggagctccagtgaactaataataatagctctggtaaaaaaaaaaaaaaaaagtacttagtTATACAATACATCTTATACATCTGATTAACTGACATCACAATAACAAAGGCTCATTGTTTTATGAAATTTTCTGGGAAATGAATCTGGTTATGAATTGTTTAAACACAGGAAAACAAAGCAGTTAAATAAATGGAGTCCAGTACTATCagttcattaattaattgttgaaataTGACAAATTGATATCAGAGTAGAAAAAACTCCAATCAGAGGCAAATCTGAATAAAATAAACCTCTTGAGGTTCAGTTGTAACAGACAAAGTCAAAGGACAAAATGAGACACCATCGCAACCCTAGAGACCTCAGCCAGCTGGCCATCCAACTTTTGCCCAttcctgggcattctacagtagAGTCTATGCTGGGCCATCAAATATGATGACAGTGTGCTTCCATCTGATTCCAAGTTTCCCTGCATCTTGGATGTCTTTCCATGGGCAGGATAACAGCTTGGATGTGGAGCAGTAGCACAATACAGAATATATGAGAGTTAGTAAcagttcattattattatattactttaATGTTTGTATAGATGACTAGCAAACACAGAGATGCAATATACATATCTTATGAGTTGCTGTAGTCCGGGTAAGGTAGACTAAAGcaatgagtcttcagcctggatttaaaagttgAGATCAAAGGGGAATCTCTCTTAGAAGAAGGCAACTTAGAGCCTCGTAGCTAGAAGCTCAACCTTCCAGCGTTATTTTGCTAATCCTTTGAGCCTTTAGCAAGCCATAATCTTAAGATATAAAATGCACACTCTGGTGTGTAAGTTATTGTAAGTACAGAAAAGTAAGCAGGGCCTGGGCCATTTTAAGGTTTTACATATAAGAAGAAGGATTTAGAAATTAGCCCCAAGCGTAACTGGAAGCaagtgtaaggacttaagaaaTGGAGTGATGTAGATATACTTTCATTCTTGCAACAACATTTTGAATTATAGAATGTTTCAAACAGCCAGTGAACAatgcattacagtagtcaatcTTACTAAAAACAAATGTATGAATTACTTTCTCAGTATTCTCCATATTAAGAAACTGTCTTAATTTTCCAATATTGTTACAGTGGAAACTATGTTTTAGATagttttgttatgtttgttttaaaaacatactgATGATGAAGGTAATGCCAAAACTGTGTGCTTATTCAGTAAAACGAATGTTAAAAAATGACACAATATTCTTGCAGTCTGCATCACTGTTTgttctactgtatattcagaGACAAATACTTATTATCCATCCAGTCCTTTACCtcactgacacaattaattaTGGGCACTATGTAAGAAAAATCATTTATTCAAAAAGAAAGGTATAGTTCGGTATCCTCTGCATACAAGCAAAAATAAATGCTATACTTTCTATTtatagtaggtttcattttagaaatcaaaGTCATGACTTCCTTTCCTGTTATCAAGTTAGCgttaacctccttggtgttacTCTCTAGCAAGACTTGAAATTCTATATAAGAATGAATAAACTAGAGTCACACTCAGTGTGATGTGTAATGGTTTGTTTTAGTGTTTAGACCAAATAACTCTTGGAAGAGtagtctgctgccatctagtggatgaaataacaactagctgcaaaaaatcatgaatgCTTCTGAGGCATTCTCACACTTTCTagtaactcattaatattcattagTCGGACTGTTCCAAAAATATAATGGCAAATGAAAAGTTGTAaaaccagttttagaacaaactgaaattgaACCATTGTTCAGCTCAAGTGACATCGATGTGAATTGGCCATCAGATGTTGGCATTGATAATGAAACTATCATATATAGCACATTGTACAGCTGAACTTCTGTGATATGCCTGGAGAATTTGGTTGCATGAAATCTCACTGTGGTGCGATAGTAGCTGCGTGGCAAAATGGTACAATGACTGCGCTCAagtggaaagacaagaaagacgTTAACGCTGTTCACAATGCTAACACTGTCAATGCCTGTGTCAGGATAAATATGGAAGTCATTAAGCCTGGCACTGGGTGCCTACAATAACTCCATTGTGTGGATCAAGCACTGCAATTTTACCCTCATATGTACaaggaacagaaaaatattttaagaaatgtgCCCAAAGACACACACATCTTCTGTCCCAGTGGCAACTTTGGGCTGTacgttggtgactgtttcaaaacatatcacttAATCTGCATCATTACAGCAGTGGACAACAGACATACCTGTCCTTGTgtattaatgttaacattttagtaTTTACATGTGTTAGTTATATGTAATAACATTTTATCTTATTGaaaaaatttaatgtttttagCTTCTTTTTCTGGGGGTAAACCTAATGGCTAAGAGGCTATGAGTGCTAAAGTGGAATTTGCAAAGAGACACAGTTCGatactgaaatatttattttatgagttGATTGGTGAAATTTGGGATCTTATAAGATTAATTTTATCACTAAAGAAGTTAAAATCTGCATTGCTAATGTTTGTAGGTATATTGCATTGCAGTTCAGAATTTCCATTTGCTAAATTACCAACTGTTCTGAACAGTACACGGTATTATTTCTGTTGTAATCTAGAATAGCAGTCAAAGCAGGTCATTAAGAGAgctttttgttatacttttagaCACTGTCTGTCCATGCAGTTcaaaagacctgcagctttgttccTCTCCTGCAATGCTGTAGCTTTCAGGATTCTAATTGAAAAGCTTAAAtgcttttttaatactttttacaactacttttgttttaaatggaGGTACTTTTATCAGAAGCCTCCTTCAAAGTCATGTTTTAATTAGATGTCAGTTGAATTGTTTTCCATATTAAATTTCTCAAAATATCTACAAATTTTAATGCAgagttacaatctagatgtcacactgtcctGTGTGTTAATCTGCAGTTATATTTGTAAGGGTAAAAACAatcaaacatttaatttaatggaCTAATTAAATTTGAAATCTGAACTCTTTGTGATTATTATAGTGAGATGAGACAATCAGGCCAAACCCTACTGTGAAACATTTACCcttttccacatcaatgtgtatgtTAAAACCCCCTGATAACACTACATGATCATGACTCATAaataatcagataaaaggttgtcACATTTGTGTGCAATGAATGTAGACCTGGTATGTAGAAGGTGCCAATGTGCAGAGTCCATCTTCAGGTGGCTCTCTAATAGGTTGTCCTTCAAAGGAAATGTCAAATTAAATCTTAATAAGCATGAAGCTGAAGGGTGCTAATGGAACACAAATAAAAGATCACCAGGCCTCCAAATTTCAGAAGTTAAGACAGCTTTATAGGAAACAAAATGCTGCCTGCTACTCTAGTACTAAAGTTGTGCTGGAATCTGTTTAATTCCTCAAAGGATGTAAATCCACCTACATTTTAAGAAGGGGTTTGCGTTATATCACACAGATATCACCACTAGACCACAAACATGATTTTCTAGGACTTTGCTTCTTATTACTCTATCATGAAGATTAAACATACTTGctagttattattttatattgagctggcattttatttgtttgttttataactTGCAACATACGTTTTGTCTTtgtcaattcaattttattgtaagaaagttttgtttttttatcagaaatagTATACTCAGTCTACAGTAAACCAGCATCTTGTTCAGAGCTGGGATGCCTATTATTCTGTACAATTATGTATTAGATACGTAGCTTCAGTAAAGCAATAAATGGATagagaaaataaagaatatttgttgctgttaaatttaattttacaacaCTGAGTCATTCAATACCAAATGTGTCCGACTTATGCTATGTGACATAATTATCAATTCATTCTTCTTTGGAATGTGAAGGAAAACCCTCACAGATAATAGGAGAAAAATGGAAGTTCAGACCGACAATAATAGGGTTGGGATTCAAATCTCCTGAGGTCAGAGTGCAAACATGCTGCACAACTGgctgatatttaatattatattttaaaactttggCTGGCAAAATTTACTAGGGGCAGCATGGCTTGAATTTTGACACGTACTAATAGTGGAGCCCAATAAAGTATGTGGCTTAAAATTTGAACACAAGCTGGTATGTAAAAAGTGCCAATGTGCAGAGTAAACCTACAGGTGGTAATCACTGCCATTGTAAAAGGTTGTCCATCAAAGAAATTTCAAAGTAAACCTGAACAAGCATGAGGCCGAAGGGTACTGAAAGGATGCAAATGGAAGATCACCCGGCCTCCAAATGATAGAAGACAAGGTAGCCTGACAGGGAACAAAACCCTTCTGCCTATCTGACCCCAACTCCACCTCAGCAAGTGGAATTGCTAGTTTACTTGCTCACTGTTCAGAATACACTTCCACTCAATCACCTCCTAAACTTTTAATCTCTTCTCGTCTCCCTCTCTTCCAGCTACTTCCACATTACCTGTCTGCCATTGAGTCATTGAGCCTTTACCCAAGTCAGCCCTCAACTCTAATCTTGCTCAGTCTCTTGCAAGGACTACCCTTTAAATTTGATCTCGAGGTTACATGTAAACATAATgtatagtatagtacagtatacGTATATATTAGAAATACACTGAACTAAGTCAATACACATAATTGTAATGTATAGTATGTGAATCATAATCACCGTCCATGACCTTAAGCAAGTTTCGGATGAGCTGACCAGACTTCAGAAAGGTGAGCCACAGTAGTACTATGTGGTTTCGGCTCATGTATTGGACAGAAAATTTGCTATGGCTGGTGTTCTCCAAAAATAACATTGTCATGACAACCAAGTAACATTTTCCTATGGCTTCTTatgttttgttccaaaatgagCTGGGTCCCATCTGATATAGAAACACAGCTTCTGAACTGTGTCATAACTGTTATCTGCATTTTTGTCTTGAAGGGAGCAGTAGTATCCAGTTCTGGAAAGGAGAAACATTAATTTAGTCCTTATTATTTGTGTGTCTTACATAGTCCAATACCACTGTAAAATGCTCAGAGAAAAAGTCAGGTGTATAATATCTTGTTGTGTTCAGAATCACTAGGTGCTATAGAGTGCAAATAATCGCTAGTCATATAATACCATAgtagtaaataatatatcataaaGCAGTTTGAAACTcttaacattcattttatataatgtcTGTTTATAtggaaagtat
Proteins encoded in this window:
- the LOC120533710 gene encoding protein shisa-like-1a isoform X5; this encodes MMTPSSRQSFNILAVLFLLLSSAALSAHFRVCEPYTDQKGRYHFGFHCPRLSDNKTYIFCCHHNNTAFKYCCNETEFQNIMQMNLTGNSDGYMHNNYSALVGVWIYGFFVMVLLALDFLYYSAMNYELCRFYLAKWGFRGQWLQQGQSQWNSPLEGGGPQPPQPPPIPQAMHNLKTETQASALMSFQSSTA
- the LOC120533710 gene encoding protein shisa-like-1a isoform X3; translated protein: MMTPSSRQSFNILAVLFLLLSSAALSAHFRVCEPYTDQKGRYHFGFHCPRLSDNKTYIFCCHHNNTAFKYCCNETEFQNIMQMNLTGNSDGYMHNNYSALVGVWIYGFFVMVLLALDFLYYSAMNYELCRFYLAKWGFRGQWLQQGQSQWNSPLEGGGPQPPQPPPIPQAMHNLKTETQASALMSFQSSTAW